A window of Mycolicibacterium madagascariense genomic DNA:
CCATACGCGGGGTGGTAGTCGACCTTCCTCGATGGTGTAAGCGAGGGGTGCCCGACGAGCGAGCTGATGCGGCGCTGAGGGTGATGGGGTGAGGACTGGCCTTCCCCTATGGGGTGTCGCAACCCTTGGCGTGCCCGCGACAAGTTGGTGCGGGCGCGTCAGCCGCCAATGCACCGAAACAAGAAGACCGCCAAACCCTGTCGAGAGCAGTAACTCGGGGTGCAGCGTAGAAATTGACCTACCGCGGTTTGATCGACGAATAACTTTGTCGGTCAACGGATTTGCGAACCCGCCGGGGTACGGCCTTCGGCGCCTTCCCGAATGCCCCGGACAACAGGATTCAACTCAATGTTCATTGAGACGTCCCGCCGTTCGGCGATGGGTTATCCCGGGTGCTCACACCGACACCGTTCCGTCCGGCGGAAACGGGGGCGGCATGGCGCACCGACTACTCCGTCACGGCAGAGATGCCGCTGACACGGACAAGCCGGTTTGCCCTGCGCCGGCACGACTCACGGCAGGACGGTCACTCCTCGCGCAGGCGGGACTCCACGAAGGACTCGACCTTCTCCCACTGCTCGACGGCCTTGGCGTAGGGCGCCGGGGGCTTGCCGACCGTGTCGGGGTTGAGCACGTGTCCGATGAACCTGCCTAGCGGCTGGTCCTCGTCCAAGGCGTCCTCGACCGTGCTGTCCTCGGCATAGTCGGCGACGTCGCGGACGAATTCGACGGCCAGGTCGAGCTGGTCGACGTCGACGGCTTCGGGGCCGTCGGAGATGTCGTCGGCCAATGTCCGCAGCACGTAGACGTTGTCGTCGGTCACCCGGATCTGCAGTGAGCCGTCGGTGGCGGCGGTCTTGATGTCGTCGAACGTGGCGAGGTCGGACAAGTCGCTCTCGTGCTCGTCGGCGAGGTAGCGGGCGAGCGACCGCTCGGAGCCGAACACGCTGATGCGCCCGTTGCGACCCAGGAAGATCGGCTGATCGTCCAGATAGCAACGCAGGGTGTAGTAGGTGCCGCCACGGGTCAGCAGCCGAATCGGGTCGATGCCGACGTGGGTCCAGAAGTCCTCGTCGCTACCGAGCACCTGATCGGTGGCCGCTGCGGTGAGCGCCGCCTCCTCGGGATCGGTCTCGTCCTCGTCGTCGATCACCACGTCGGTCTCGGCCGGGTCCTCCTCGACCTCCGGTTCGGGCGCCGGCTCGGCCAATTCGGCTGCGGCCTTCTCCGACGCCGTGGCATCGACGTCGGGGATCGTCACGATCTCGTCGATCGCGTCGACCACACCGTCCCAGCCGCGGGCGATGACGCCCTCGATCTCTGCCCAGCGCTTGCGACCCGCGCGGCCCTCGAACGCCTCGAGCCCTCCGCCGAGGGAGCCGAGGACGGGATTGCCGTTGAAGAGCTTCGAGACCACCGCCAAATCGCACACCGAGCCGATCGCTTGCACGACGGCGAGGGCGTGCAACAGCGTCGCGACCGACTCCTCCGTCGGCTTCTCCGCCGCGAGCTCGGGCACGCCGATCAGGTCGTGCTGCCGCTCCTCGCCAGGATCGAGCCGGTGCGCCGACGACTCCTTCAGCGCGGTCCACGCGGGGTGGTCAGTCAGGTCGTTGTCGGAATTGGTCCGCACGAATGCGACCAGGTCAGCGACGCTTTCGAAGCCGTAGAGGTCGTCGTCCTTGCCGAGGAACGCCTGCCATTCGTCGTCGGCGTCGCGCCACGACGGTGCCCACAGTGTGT
This region includes:
- the satS gene encoding protein export chaperone SatS, with protein sequence MAADIVPVRLGLTKGDLYTLWAPSWRDADDEWQAFLGKDDDLYGFESVADLVAFVRTNSDNDLTDHPAWTALKESSAHRLDPGEERQHDLIGVPELAAEKPTEESVATLLHALAVVQAIGSVCDLAVVSKLFNGNPVLGSLGGGLEAFEGRAGRKRWAEIEGVIARGWDGVVDAIDEIVTIPDVDATASEKAAAELAEPAPEPEVEEDPAETDVVIDDEDETDPEEAALTAAATDQVLGSDEDFWTHVGIDPIRLLTRGGTYYTLRCYLDDQPIFLGRNGRISVFGSERSLARYLADEHESDLSDLATFDDIKTAATDGSLQIRVTDDNVYVLRTLADDISDGPEAVDVDQLDLAVEFVRDVADYAEDSTVEDALDEDQPLGRFIGHVLNPDTVGKPPAPYAKAVEQWEKVESFVESRLREE